Proteins co-encoded in one Malus sylvestris chromosome 9, drMalSylv7.2, whole genome shotgun sequence genomic window:
- the LOC126583325 gene encoding glutamate receptor 3.7-like, which yields MRGAVVLPLQFLIWVFLTSCFYCQKPSVVNIGAIFSFNSVIGRVARTAMEAALSDVNADPRILSGTELRLLMENTNSSVFLGSVEAFQVLDKSIVAIIGPQTSSMAHMISEIANGLQVPLISYAATDPTLSALQFPFFLRTIQSDAHQMAALAGLIDFYGWKEVIAVFVDDDYGRNGISALHDELDKTMSKISHNLALPVQYNLNDIADLLNKSRFLGPRVYIVHVDPDPRLRIFTVAKELHMMTSNYVWFATDWLSTTVDSFSPMNQTSLAALQGVVTLRKHIPESSRKRAFMSRWKKMQQDGLASSELNVYGLYAYDTVWAVAHSIENFMNENRNISFSALDKLLDMRPSQIQLGKLKVFDGGSLLREKLLETNMSGLTGHVEFDQDRSRASGIYDIINFDQMKIRTVGFWTYYSGFSVSPPETLKRGRSSYSPLDQKLDNVTWPGGNTERPRGWEIADNEKPLRIGVPKRVSFVDFVTERNNSHKIEGYCIDVFNEALKLVPYDVPYRFEPFGDGRSNPSYDELVKMVAENVFDAAVGDIAIVKNRTMIVDFSQPYVITGLVIVAPIDNSKSNAWVFLKPFSLEMWCVTASFFVIIAVVMWVLEHRVNKDFRGPPKRQLATIFTFSFSTLFKKNQEDTVSPLGRMVMVIWLFLLMVITSSYTASLTSILTVQQLSIPITGIDSLIASNWPIGYQVGSFAYSYLTDSLYIHSSRLVPLGSPEEYETALRKGPDDGGVAAIVDELTYVELFLSSQTDFGIIGDTFTRSGWGFAFPRDSPLAIDISSAILKLSESGTLQKIHEKWFCKMGCRSDKKLESDESNQLHLISFWGLYLLCGAFTLAALVIFLLRVIHQFVRYKKQRANHLSSSLSSSSWSSRWSQVMNFVDFIDEKEEAIKKMYAQGDSTQGQVS from the exons ATGAGGGGTGCTGTAGTTTTGCCACTGCAATTTCTGATATGGGTTTTCCTCACTAGCTGTTTTTACTGCCAGAAGCCTTCTGTGGTGAATATTGGagcaatttttagttttaactcGGTTATTGGTAGAGTTGCAAGGACAGCCATGGAAGCTGCACTCTCTGATGTTAATGCAGATCCAAGAATACTCAGTGGGACGGAGCTGAGGTTGCTTATGGAGAATACAAATTCTAGTGTGTTCTTGGGATCCGTTGAAG CTTTTCAGGTGCTTGACAAAAGTATAGTAGCCATAATCGGACCACAGACCTCTTCAATGGCTCATATGATCTCTGAAATTGCTAATGGTCTCCAAGTACCTCTTATCTCATATGCTGCCACTGATCCTACTCTTTCTGCTCTCCAATTCCCATTCTTTCTCCGAACTATACAAAGCGATGCTCACCAAATGGCTGCTTTGGCTGGTTTGATTGATTTTTACGGGTGGAAAGAGGTTATTGCTGTCTTTGTGGATGACGATTATGGGAGGAATGGAATATCTGCTTTACATGATGAACTTGACAAAACAATGTCAAAGATTTCTCATAACTTGGCTTTGCCTGTccaatataatttaaatgacaTTGCTGATTTGCTCAATAAATCCAGATTTCTTGGCCCTCGTGTCTATATTGTTCATGTTGATCCCGATCCTAGGTTGAGAATCTTTACTGTCGCCAAAGAACTTCATATGATGACAAGCAATTATGTGTGGTTTGCAACAGATTGGCTTTCTACTACAGTAGATTCATTCTCTCCAATGAACCAAACTTCACTCGCTGCCCTTCAAGGTGTAGTTACTTTACGTAAGCATATCCCAGAGTCCAGTCGAAAGCGTGCATTTATGTCTAGGTGGAAAAAAATGCAGCAAGACGGTTTAGCAAGTTCTGAGTTAAATGTCTATGGACTTTATGCTTATGACACAGTTTGGGCTGTTGCACATTCGATTGAAAATTTTATGAATGAAAACAGAAATATCTCGTTCTCTGCCCTTGATAAATTACTTGACATGAGACCATCTCAAATTCAGCTGGGCAAGCTTAAAGTCTTTGATGGTGGATCTCTTCTTCGTGAGAAGTTATTGGAGACAAATATGAGTGGTTTAACTGGTCACGTTGAATTTGATCAAGACAGAAGCCGTGCGAGTGGCATTTATGATATCATTAATTTTGATCAGATGAAAATTCGTACGGTTGGTTTTTGGACTTATTATTCAGGTTTTTCAGTTTCTCCCCCGGAAACTCTTAAAAGGGGAAGAAGTAGCTATTCTCCACTGGATCAGAAGCTTGACAATGTCACGTGGCCTGGTGGAAATACAGAAAGGCCACGCGGTTGGGAGATTGCAGATAATGAAAAACCATTGAGAATTGGAGTTCCAAAAAGAGTAAGCTTTGTTGATTTTGTTACAGAACGGAACAACAGCCATAAAATCGAAGGATACTGCATTGATGTGTTCAATGAAGCACTGAAGTTAGTCCCGTATGATGTTCCTTACAGATTTGAACCTTTTGGTGATGGCCGGTCCAATCCCAGTTATGATGAGCTTGTGAAGATGGTTGCAGAAAAC GTGTTTGATGCAGCTGTTGGGGACATTGCAATTGTGAAAAACCGGACAATGATTGTGGATTTTTCTCAGCCCTATGTTATCACCGGGCTAGTGATAGTGGCACCTATTGACAATTCAAAGTCAAATGCTTGGGTGTTtctcaaaccattttcattggaGATGTGGTGCGTCACTGCATCTTTCTTTGTGATAATTGCTGTGGTAATGTGGGTTCTTGAGCATCGAGTCAACAAAGATTTTCGGGGTCCCCCTAAGAGGCAACTCGCTACAATCTTTAC GTTCAGCTTTTCAACCCTATTTAAGAAAAATC AAGAAGATACTGTGAGCCCGCTTGGGCGAATGGTGATGGTGATATGGCTTTTCCTATTGATGGTGATCACATCAAGCTATACtgcaagcttgacttcaatcctTACAGTTCAGCAGCTTTCGATACCCATCACTGGAATTGATAGTTTGATTGCAAGCAATTGGCCTATAGGCTACCAAGTAGGGTCATTTGCTTATAGCTATCTGACTGATAGCCTCTACATTCATAGCTCGAGACTTGTTCCACTAGGCTCCCCAGAGGAGTATGAAACTGCACTGCGAAAAGGGCCGGATGATGGAGGGGTGGCAGCTATTGTAGATGAGCTTACTTATGTTGAATTATTCCTTTCAAGTCAAACTGATTTCGGaattattggtgacacatttaCGAGGAGCGGATGGGGATTT GCTTTTCCAAGAGATTCTCCCCTTGCTATTGACATTTCCTCTGCAATCTTGAAACTTTCGGAGAGTGGAACACTTCAGAAGATTCATGAGAAATGGTTCTGCAAGATGGGTTGTCGTAGTGACAAGAAGCTGGAGTCCGACGAATCTAACCAACTCCACTTGATAAGCTTCTGGGGTCTATACCTATTATGTGGCGCCTTCACTCTCGCTGCGCTTGTAATCTTTCTGCTGAGAGTGATACACCAATTTGTCCGCTACAAGAAGCAGCGCGCAAACCATCTCTCTTCATCGTTGTCATCAAGCTCGTGGAGTTCTCGATGGTCTCAGGTCATGAACTTTGTTGACTTCATCGACGAGAAGGAAGaagcaataaaaaaaatgtacgcTCAGGGTGACAGTACTCAAGGTCAGGTTAGCTGA